The following coding sequences lie in one Metopolophium dirhodum isolate CAU chromosome 5, ASM1992520v1, whole genome shotgun sequence genomic window:
- the LOC132944608 gene encoding LOW QUALITY PROTEIN: uncharacterized protein LOC132944608 (The sequence of the model RefSeq protein was modified relative to this genomic sequence to represent the inferred CDS: deleted 2 bases in 2 codons): protein MKMTSSWIIIYSCLLFGSEILCDRKLERRKAVSNCSVNTDDKYYCSNGLCIEWSWVCNGHKDCSDGSDETKELCAQYVYRINMNMDCGKVNVNNKIKSKKIEGRDVKEIMDIAPWVVDIYTFFTLGSYYKPIIVGSIIASNMVISVAHTFWQKNMISKKISINDGLYKIGVGKFGYNLTKTDNDINQIIDVDMIYVSERFNGSAGLYADDIAVIVLANKFLFINGVAPVCIDWNSKYMVHYGDQGQMVVLGKNNYDNNVYTFFPYISHSFCKKMYDINRFTKYVTLDKFCTCHQMEHGEGIQGAGISFLHLNSYFLTGVMSRWDRINKDTVFAFTDIKYHVSWIRGLLIKHLVFMNSCVLPNIEGIVYNYEGSNKILSPGTLINDNTTVIGNCEVGFHKVYPNGLRFCQGNKKLLNYDKFCLKMCKPLLSDSLDIKCSHNGKYANCSDLSIPGTIAIPKCKHNYALPNRQQETTIKLHCQSNGLWDKELYICEPDCGRPFIKAQILIKHGETANVGTAPWNVAIYQKTSDYEFICGGSIISQNLVISAAHCFWKIGIPNTITIVDDLYKIAAGKYYRNFTIYDSEFPQIINVERIHLKEGYFGFYGHYADDMAVVVLQNSVFFRNGITPICIDWDGNYTVSNGDVGKVVGWGKTEKDILSPTLLQTDLPYIDIITCRHICNFGFDSYVTSDKFCAGSSLVSGYGVEGGDSGAGLCFAHSKLYYLTGVVSLKEAGANNSLALFTSVDYHLEWLRRIYNHYKKV, encoded by the exons ATGAAGATGACGTCTTCctggataataatt tattcatgttTACTTTTCG GATCCGAAATTTTGTGTGATAGAAAACTCGAAAGACGAAAAGCTGTATCAAATTGCTCAGT aaacacTGATGATAAGTATTATTGTTCAAATGGATTGTGTATCGAATGGTCGTGGGTTTGTAATGGTCACAAGGATTGTTCAGATGGTTCAGATGAGACCAAAGAGTTGTGTGCTCAATACGTGTAtagaataaatatgaatatgg attgcggtaaagtaaatgtaaacaacaaaataaaatcaaagaaGATCGAAGGACGTGATGTTAAAGAAATTATGGATATAGCACCTTGGGTAGttgatatatatacattttttacattaggatcctattataaacctataattgTAGGATCAATTATTGCTTCTAATATGGTCATTTCTG TGGCTCATACTTTTTGGCAGAAAAATATGATATCTaagaaaatatcaataaatgatGGTCTATACAAAATCGGTGTTGGGAAATTCGGTTATAATCTCACAAAAACTGACAACGACATTAACCAAATAATCGAT GTAGACATGATTTACGTGAGTGAACGTTTTAATGGTAGTGCTGGGTTATATGCTGATGATATAGCAGTTATTGTATTagcaaacaaatttttatttatcaatggtGTTGCACCTGTTTGTATAGATTGGAATAGTAAATATATGGTACATTATGGAGATCAAGGACag ATGGTAGTTTTGGGAaagaataattatgataataatgtatatacattttttccatACATCAGCCAttctttttgtaaaaaaatgtatgatataaaccgttttacaaaatatgtgacTTTGGATAAGTTTTGTACCTGCCATCAAATgg AACATGGTGAAGGAATTCAGGGAGCCGGCATAAGCTTTTTACacttaaattcttattttttaaccgGGGTAATGAGTAGGTGGGATAGAATAAATAAAGATACTGTCTTTGCTTTTACAGACATAAAATACCATGTTTCATGGATCCGTGGACTTTTAATCAAACAT CTGGTCTTTATGAACTCATGCGTTTTACCAAATATTGAAGGAatcgtatataattatgaagGTTCTAATAAAATCTTATCTCCCGGGACTTTAATTAATGATAACACTACTGTTATTGGGAATTGTGAAGTTGGATTTCATAAGGTTTATCCCAACGGTCTTAGGTTTTGTcaaggaaataaaaaattattaaattatgataaattttgtttga AAATGTGTAAACCTCTACTATCTGATAGTTTAGATATTAAATGTAGTCATAATGGTAAATATGCTAATTGCTCAGATCTATCGATACCTGGCACAATAGCAATACCAAAATGTAAGCATAATTATGCTCTACCAAATAGACAGCAAGAGactacaattaaattacattgtCAGTCTAACGGATTGTGGGATAAAGAACTATATATATGCGAGCCAG ATTGTGGTAGACCATTTATTAAAGCccaaatattgataaaacatGGTGAAACAGCAAATGTTGGAACGGCACCATGGAATGTTGCAATATATCAAAAAACTTCCGATTATGAATTCATTTGTGGAGGATCAATTATTTCTCAAAATTTAGTCATTTCTG cggCTCATTGTTTTTGGAAAATAGGTATTCCAAATACTATAACAATAGTCGACGATCTTTACAAAATTGCTGctggaaaatattatagaaattttacaatttatgacAGTGAATTTcctcaaattataaat GTGGAGAGGATTCATCTGAAAGAAGGTTATTTTGGATTTTACGGGCATTATGCTGATGATATGGCTGTTGTTGTGTTAcaaaatagtgtt ttttttagaaatggtATTACACCTATTTGTATCGATTGGGATGGTAACTATACAGTATCCAATGGAGATGTAGGAAAG gtTGTTGGTTGGGGAAAAACGGAAAAAGACATTTTAAGTCCTACCTTATTACAAACTGATTTACCATACATCGACATAATAACTTGCCGGCATATATGTAATTTTGGGTTTGATTCATATGTGACTTCTGATAAGTTTTGTGCTGGTTCTTCATtgg